The genomic interval ACGGGTTTACCAGAATTTTTGGTAAGATTAAAGGACGCCTTTTTAGACTGTGTAGATGCTGATACACTTCGTAAAGTATCACTTTTACCTGGCATTCTTGGCAGCTCAGCCCGCAAGATTGAACTTAAATCATTTCCATTAATACTCGTGAAAAAAGTGAACGTGTCATTCAGCCAAATGCGTACTGAGTTCGCATTTGTTATTGTTTGATCACTTTTTATTCTATTAGATTGAGCTAGTCCGGGAATTCCCCAAAATAAAAAATCTCGCCAAGTAGCCAGACCTAAAAATACACTGTTTGGTGAATGCATCGCCGCTACAGGCACAGATACATTCACCAAAGAATTGTAAATACTACTAAATATAATTGTAGCAATCACAACATGAAGCATTAACATTTTCTTACTTGCATTCAACAATCGCTTTTTTTGCATTCTCGTCACTATAGTTCCCCCTATTGCTATAGAGCGAAATTTCACTTACATACGATGTATATGCAAACAAGCTATCATATATACTTAATATATTGATGAATATTTTCGTAATCTATTTTTTCATGCAAAGCACGATTAAGCCCTTCTGCTACAACCATAGAAATATCGGTAATAATTTGGTCGATCTCTTTCGGCGTTACCATTAAATTCCCTAAAGTTTCTGGTAATACTTGCCTGATGATAACTTGGCATTCTCTCTCCGATAATGTTTCCATACTTTTAAAATAACGAGCAAAAGATGCGTGATCTTTCAGTGTATGAATCGTATCCATTGCAATCGTGGAAGCATGTACGACAGTCGGTACACCAATTGCAATCACAGGTACACCTAATGTTTGCTCATTGAGGCCAAATCGTTTGTTATCCACACCGGACCCCGGATGAATCCCTGTATTTGCCAATTGTATAGTTGTGTTTACACGATGGCTTGCAGCAGCAGCAAGTGCATCAATTGCAATGACAAGATCGGGTTTAACTTTTGCTACAAGCCCTTGAATAATTTCTGCCGTTTCAATTCCTGTAATCCCCAGAACACCCGGTTCAATTGCACAAACAAGCCGCATTTCATTTTTTACTTTATCTACTAACATCTCTTTCATATGACGCGTTACAACTAATTTTTCTATTGTTTTGGGACCTAATGCATCCGGTGTAATATTTCGATTTCCCAACCCCACAACCAGAACTGTAGCTGTCGGCTCTATTTTTACCAAATGATGAAGTTCATCAGCCAAAATTCCACTGATTTTTTCATGTAGTTCTCCATCATTATATTGCAACCCTTGTGCTTCTATGGTAATATATTTCCCTTTTGGTTTTCCTAATGCTTCTTCCGCTGATTGATTGCTAATATTAACTCTCGTAATCAATACATCCTCATCTTTACTCGTTACAACATCCACACCGGATACTTCATGCGATACACGTTTTGTTATCATCTCACGTGCTTCAATTGCTAAATCTGTTCTAATCTCAATAAAATTTTCCACAACATCGCCCCTTAATAAAAAATATAATGTATCATTTTGTGATTTTAATAAACCAATTCAACGACACGATTTTAGTTTGTGTGTTTATCCAAGAATTCATGCTTGCAATTTCAATAAGTACATGCTAGAATATTTAGGTAAACAAACCCTTAAGGAGGTGAAACACTTGCCAAATATTATTTCATCTGTACGTAGCGTAAAAACTGACGCTGAACGTCGTGCAAAAAACTTCGCTGCAAAATCAGCTGTGAAAACTGCTGCTCGTAAATTAGTAGAAGCTATTGAAGCTGGTCAAGCTGATGAAGCTAAAGCCCTCCTTATCAAAGCTAGCAAAACTATTGATACAGCAGCTGCTAAAGGTGTTTTCCA from Massilibacillus massiliensis carries:
- the rpsT gene encoding 30S ribosomal protein S20 — encoded protein: MPNIISSVRSVKTDAERRAKNFAAKSAVKTAARKLVEAIEAGQADEAKALLIKASKTIDTAAAKGVFHKNAAARKKSRLARKLNALAK
- the gpr gene encoding GPR endopeptidase; amino-acid sequence: MENFIEIRTDLAIEAREMITKRVSHEVSGVDVVTSKDEDVLITRVNISNQSAEEALGKPKGKYITIEAQGLQYNDGELHEKISGILADELHHLVKIEPTATVLVVGLGNRNITPDALGPKTIEKLVVTRHMKEMLVDKVKNEMRLVCAIEPGVLGITGIETAEIIQGLVAKVKPDLVIAIDALAAAASHRVNTTIQLANTGIHPGSGVDNKRFGLNEQTLGVPVIAIGVPTVVHASTIAMDTIHTLKDHASFARYFKSMETLSERECQVIIRQVLPETLGNLMVTPKEIDQIITDISMVVAEGLNRALHEKIDYENIHQYIKYI